In the genome of Vicia villosa cultivar HV-30 ecotype Madison, WI linkage group LG7, Vvil1.0, whole genome shotgun sequence, one region contains:
- the LOC131617568 gene encoding small ubiquitin-related modifier 1-like, with the protein MSNMASNDDTLASKGNTSVKAEDDGIVYVKISIRGLDGRELFFKVNQDTFLERAFRKYCEVMELEYDTMHFMLDDGERIRGERQTPKMLNIENGTEIVAAKPQTGGGSSTL; encoded by the exons ATGAGCAATATGGCTTCAAATGATGATACATTGGCTAGTAAAGGAAATACCTCAGTTAAAGCAGAAGATGATGGCATTGTTTATGTCAAAATTTCAATCAGAGGTTTG GATGGAAGAGAGTTGTTCTTCAAAGTGAACCAAGATACATTTTTAGAAAGAGCATTCAGGAAATACTGTGAAGTGATGGAGTTGGAATATGATACCATGCACTTTATGCTTGATGATGGTGAGAGGATTAGAGGGGAACGTCAAACACCAAAAATG TTGAATATCGAAAATGGTACGGAGATTGTTGCTGCAAAACCTCAAACAGGAGGTGGGAGTTCAACTCTGTAA
- the LOC131619448 gene encoding uncharacterized protein LOC131619448, whose translation MSVSFNGSQEGFFSCKNGVRQGDPLSPLLFCLAEDVLSRGITKLVENRQVKPIKASRNSYVPSHVLYNDDIMLFCNGDKGSIEALTSLFRRYAWTSGQQVSPSKSIIYAGSISSHRHSHIAASLGFNTGQVPFTYLGAPIFRGRPKPIHFHDIADRTRIKLLAWKASLLSVAGRWARNFIWSGNIDTRKLVTVAWDKCCRPFEEGGLGIRSLITLNEAANLKLCWDMKASLEDVKNHSSWLIGNGGKIHFWTDSWNGSDVVTSLFSNAGTQPHLKDKAATYIQNRQWSLPRDIQVMFPMLVNLLSNIHLSVVEKEDFLVWTPATDGILTLKYIRVPLSKLQRYGLGKDHLECKYSSLVFFALLEAAPQ comes from the exons ATGTCTGTCTCTTTTAACGGCTCGCAGGAAGGTTTTTTCTCTTGCAAGAATGGGGTGCGTCAAGGTGACCCACTTTCGCCTTTGCTGTTTTGCTTGGCAGAGGATGTCCTTAGCAGAGGGATAACAAAGCTTGTGGAAAACAGACAGGTGAAGCCTATTAAAGCTTCACGAAACTCTTATGTTCCCTCTCATGTTCTATACAACGACGACATTATGCTCTTTTGCAATGGGGACAAGGGGTCTATTGAAGCTCTAACATCGTTATTCAGAAGATATGCGTGGACGTCTGGACAACAGGTGAGTCCATCTAAATCTATCATCTATGCAGGGTCCATCTCTAGTCATCGTCACTCTCACATTGCTGCTAGTCTTGGCTTCAACACGGGTCAGGTTCCTTTCACATACTTAGGTGCTCCTATTTTCCGGGGAAGACCTAAACCTATTCATTTTCACGACATTGCGGATAGAACTCGTATCAAACTCTTGGCGTGGAAAGCTAGCTTACTTTCGGTAGCGGGAAG ATGGGCAAGGAACTTTATTTGGAGTGGTAACATTGACACTCGCAAGCTTGTTACAGTTGCTTGGGATAAGTGTTGTAGGCCTTTTGAAGAGGGTGGGCTGGGGATTAGATCCTTAATCACTTTAAATGAGGCTGCTAATTTGAAACTTTGCTGGGA CATGAAGGCCTCTTTAGAGGATGTTAAAAATCATTCAAGCTGGCTTATAGGAAATGGTGGTAAAATTCACTTCTGGACTGATAGTTGGAATGGATCGGATGTGGTTACTTCCTTATTCTCTAATGCCGGTACTCAGCCCCACCTCAAAGACAAAGCAGCGACTTACATACAGAATCGACAGTGGAGCCTCCCTAGGGATATCCAGGTCATGTTTCCTATGCTTGTTAATCTCCTCTCTAATATCCATCTGTCCGTTGTTGAAAAAGAGGATTTTTTAGTCTGGACTCCGGCTACTGATGGAATTCTTACTTTGAAATACATTCGAGTTCCACTCTCGAAACTACAGCGCTATGGATTGGGGAAAGATCATTTGGAGTGCAAATATTCCAGCCTCGTATTCTTTGCTCTTCTGGAGGCTGCTCCACAATAA